Proteins from one Oscillatoria nigro-viridis PCC 7112 genomic window:
- a CDS encoding C40 family peptidase codes for MANYQLSDVVEYRARSHINIYDSPKCDRLATQAALGRQLRVVDPPQPPLIKGGINGIDSVVQRDTTAVMVRLCEDDYPGWLDIRDVELLDPTETVYHPLVLSEAQIQEKLPIVITFAREAMNQSNYYLWGGTVGPNYDCSGLMQAAFVAAGIWLPRDAYQQEAFTKPVSISALEPGDLVFFGTPEKATHVGLYLGDNRYIHSSGQAQGRNGIGIDVLSENGDEVSQAYYQQLRGYGKVVASYQPRNRELGIGHRASGIGHRASGIGNW; via the coding sequence ATGGCCAATTATCAATTATCTGATGTTGTGGAGTACCGGGCCCGATCGCACATAAATATTTACGATTCCCCCAAGTGCGATCGATTGGCAACTCAAGCAGCGCTGGGGCGACAGTTGCGCGTAGTTGACCCCCCCCAGCCCCCCCTTATTAAGGGGGGGATAAATGGCATAGACTCGGTGGTTCAGAGGGATACAACGGCTGTGATGGTGCGGCTGTGCGAAGATGATTATCCGGGATGGCTGGATATTCGAGATGTTGAGTTGCTCGATCCGACAGAAACCGTGTATCATCCTCTGGTGCTTTCTGAGGCCCAAATCCAGGAAAAATTACCAATTGTAATTACTTTCGCTCGCGAGGCTATGAACCAATCCAATTATTATCTTTGGGGCGGTACTGTCGGGCCAAATTATGATTGTTCGGGCTTGATGCAAGCGGCTTTTGTGGCAGCGGGCATCTGGTTGCCGAGGGATGCTTATCAGCAGGAAGCTTTTACTAAACCTGTTAGTATCAGTGCTTTAGAACCGGGGGATTTAGTATTTTTTGGTACGCCGGAAAAAGCAACTCACGTAGGATTGTATCTCGGAGATAATCGCTACATTCACAGTTCGGGACAAGCACAAGGTCGCAACGGTATCGGTATCGATGTTTTGTCGGAGAATGGAGATGAAGTCAGTCAAGCTTATTACCAGCAATTGCGGGGATATGGTAAAGTTGTGGCAAGTTATCAACCTAGGAATAGGGAATTGGGCATCGGGCATCGGGCATCGGGCATCGGGCATCGGGCATCGGGAATTGGTAATTGGTAA
- a CDS encoding serine hydrolase, whose amino-acid sequence MTFFHKDEQLETLGSSIIDSALSEFTGLSGDRLAITWIVYDPPVRVNTGGGLSAEEFWKYQPRGFSARASERIYPASIVKLFYLVAIWEWAQKGMIKTSPELERAVRDMIVDSSNDATSLVVDALTGTTSGPELSPGPFETWKQQRNIVNRYFQSLDWPELQNINVNQKTWCDGPYGRERAVLGELMENRNMLTTNAAARLLHSIIGGVAVSAKASQEMMGLMKRSLDPAELQADPENQVTGFLGGGLPESAKLWSKAGLTSQVRHDAAYIEISGLRPYLLVVFTEGKDNSKNEEILPFISRQFVEAMKVLN is encoded by the coding sequence ATGACATTTTTTCACAAAGACGAACAATTAGAAACCCTCGGCAGTAGCATTATAGACTCCGCATTGTCAGAATTTACAGGATTAAGTGGCGATCGTCTAGCCATTACCTGGATAGTCTACGATCCGCCGGTGCGAGTCAATACAGGTGGCGGGCTGAGTGCAGAAGAATTTTGGAAATATCAACCGCGAGGTTTTAGCGCCAGAGCTTCCGAACGAATTTATCCCGCCAGCATCGTCAAATTATTCTACCTCGTTGCCATCTGGGAATGGGCGCAAAAAGGCATGATTAAAACATCGCCAGAATTAGAACGCGCCGTCCGAGATATGATAGTTGATTCCAGCAACGACGCCACCAGTTTAGTAGTAGACGCGCTCACCGGCACCACCAGCGGCCCAGAATTATCACCAGGCCCCTTTGAAACTTGGAAACAGCAGCGAAACATCGTCAACCGTTACTTTCAATCATTAGATTGGCCGGAATTACAAAATATTAACGTCAATCAAAAAACCTGGTGTGACGGCCCCTACGGTCGCGAGCGAGCAGTTCTGGGAGAATTAATGGAAAATAGAAATATGCTGACCACAAATGCAGCGGCGCGTTTGCTGCACAGTATAATCGGCGGCGTAGCTGTTTCTGCCAAAGCATCGCAAGAAATGATGGGTTTAATGAAACGCAGTTTAGACCCAGCAGAATTACAGGCAGATCCCGAAAATCAAGTAACGGGTTTTTTAGGCGGCGGATTGCCAGAATCAGCAAAATTGTGGTCAAAAGCGGGACTGACAAGTCAAGTGCGTCACGATGCTGCTTATATTGAAATATCTGGCTTGCGGCCGTATTTGTTGGTTGTATTTACCGAGGGTAAAGACAATAGCAAGAATGAAGAAATTTTGCCATTTATATCGCGGCAATTTGTCGAAGCGATGAAAGTGCTTAATTAG
- a CDS encoding four-carbon acid sugar kinase family protein, giving the protein MSSVKPKIIVLDDDPTGSQTVHSCLLLTRWDEDTLRLGLRDKCPIFFILTNTRSLTPEKAASVTREVCQNLKRAIASEEIEDFLIVSRSDSTLRGHYPIETDAIAEELGPFDAHFLIPAFFEGGRITRHSVHYLIVNSVPTPVHETEFAKDSVFGYSHSYLPDYVEEKTKGRIRADAVDRILLADIRYGSLDRLMEMEDNQCAVVDGQSQGDLDTFAKHILNAVSQGKKFLFRSAASILTSLADLGPQPVAADEMAKYVRDGKPGAVIVGSHVKKTTEQLERLLKEPNTVSIEIDVSHLLEDSPEYRTQMLDEILEKASTAHADGKTPVIYTSRQELQFENAEIRLKFGEAVSALLMDIVRGLPAAIGFLISKGGITSNDVLSTGLSLKSVRQIGQIIAGCSVVKTEADHPLFPNLPVVLFPGNVGDSHALATVYKRLSK; this is encoded by the coding sequence ATGTCTTCTGTTAAACCCAAGATTATAGTTCTCGACGACGATCCGACTGGTTCTCAAACCGTGCACAGTTGCTTGCTGCTGACACGTTGGGACGAAGACACCCTGCGTTTGGGGCTGCGGGACAAGTGTCCGATTTTCTTCATCCTGACAAATACTCGATCGCTAACTCCCGAAAAAGCAGCCTCCGTCACCCGCGAAGTGTGCCAAAATCTCAAAAGGGCGATCGCCAGCGAAGAAATCGAAGACTTCCTAATAGTTAGCCGTTCCGATTCTACCCTGCGCGGTCACTATCCCATCGAAACCGACGCGATCGCCGAAGAACTTGGCCCTTTCGACGCCCATTTTCTAATTCCCGCCTTTTTTGAAGGAGGCAGAATTACCCGCCACAGCGTCCACTACCTAATAGTTAACAGCGTCCCGACACCAGTACACGAAACCGAATTTGCCAAAGATTCAGTCTTCGGCTACAGTCACAGTTACCTGCCAGACTATGTAGAAGAAAAAACCAAAGGTCGCATCCGGGCTGATGCAGTCGATCGCATTTTACTCGCAGACATTCGCTACGGAAGTTTAGATCGACTGATGGAGATGGAAGACAACCAATGTGCAGTTGTTGACGGTCAAAGCCAAGGCGATTTAGACACATTTGCCAAACACATTCTCAATGCAGTCAGTCAAGGCAAAAAGTTTTTATTCCGCAGCGCAGCGAGTATTTTAACATCCTTAGCTGACCTCGGCCCGCAGCCAGTCGCAGCCGACGAAATGGCAAAATACGTGAGGGATGGCAAACCGGGTGCAGTAATAGTTGGTTCCCACGTTAAGAAAACTACTGAACAATTGGAGCGCTTGTTAAAAGAACCCAATACAGTTAGCATTGAAATAGATGTATCTCACTTGTTAGAAGATTCACCCGAGTATCGCACCCAAATGCTCGATGAAATTCTCGAAAAAGCCAGCACTGCTCATGCCGATGGTAAAACGCCTGTAATTTATACCAGCCGCCAGGAACTACAATTTGAAAATGCAGAAATTAGGTTAAAATTTGGAGAGGCTGTTTCTGCTTTATTGATGGATATTGTGCGGGGACTGCCTGCCGCGATCGGGTTTTTGATTAGCAAGGGCGGCATTACTTCTAATGATGTTTTGAGTACAGGTTTGTCGCTGAAAAGTGTCAGGCAAATCGGTCAAATTATCGCAGGTTGTTCGGTGGTGAAAACCGAGGCCGACCATCCTCTGTTTCCCAATTTACCAGTGGTTTTGTTTCCGGGAAATGTGGGGGATAGCCATGCTTTGGCTACGGTTTACAAGCGGCTTAGCAAGTAA
- a CDS encoding RNA-guided endonuclease InsQ/TnpB family protein: MRIGYDAMKATYQYQFYPDTNQKLTLNHWLRICRYWYNRQLGDRFDWWEMNRTAINACPLIASISAPRAKPNYYSQKQQLPVIKKDLVKVFHSGELLDFKQVDSTVLQDVSKRVDKAFERFVIGDSKGGRSGKPRFKTEADYRTMTFSTANSDWIKLVRKNWLYIRLPKLGIIKVRMHRLIPDGFSVKQISVTRKADGWFIQIMLEDASVPQFIPDKITPNWNNSIGLDAVLHEDVYLASSSGEKLPSLKPLRKNQSKLDRISRKRNKQKRGSKSRRKLAKKEARQHQKIARSRQDFHYKTAHKLVKSGAKFFFHEDLNLKGLTKRNKVKQDDEGNYLPNGQSAKSGLNKSWLDAAFGQFFKTLEYIAEKAGSVVVSQKPAYTSMVLCYRNEIIFTDCGIRNYWDEQNSLMVDRDINAAINLKRLGLDIFPSIKRRSGNLSVVGTMDDRTVKEILHTLHRAAKKPTS; the protein is encoded by the coding sequence ATGCGTATCGGCTACGATGCAATGAAAGCGACCTACCAGTACCAGTTCTATCCCGACACTAATCAAAAGTTAACCCTCAACCATTGGCTGAGAATCTGTCGCTATTGGTATAATCGACAGTTAGGTGATCGATTTGATTGGTGGGAGATGAACCGCACTGCTATAAATGCTTGTCCATTGATTGCTAGCATCTCTGCGCCCCGTGCGAAGCCCAACTACTACTCCCAAAAACAACAATTGCCCGTCATTAAGAAAGACCTAGTAAAAGTTTTTCATAGTGGCGAACTTTTGGATTTTAAGCAGGTAGATTCAACCGTACTGCAAGATGTCTCTAAGCGAGTAGACAAAGCTTTCGAGCGGTTTGTCATAGGGGATAGTAAGGGCGGAAGATCGGGTAAACCCCGCTTCAAGACTGAGGCAGACTACCGGACGATGACTTTTTCTACAGCTAACAGCGACTGGATTAAGTTGGTTCGTAAGAATTGGCTTTATATCCGACTGCCAAAGCTAGGCATCATAAAAGTTCGGATGCACCGTCTAATCCCTGATGGGTTTAGCGTCAAGCAAATCAGCGTAACTAGGAAGGCTGACGGTTGGTTCATCCAAATAATGCTTGAAGACGCTTCAGTACCGCAGTTTATTCCTGATAAAATTACCCCAAACTGGAACAACTCGATCGGGTTGGATGCGGTACTGCATGAAGATGTCTACCTGGCATCATCATCGGGCGAAAAGTTGCCTTCGTTAAAACCACTTCGTAAAAACCAATCTAAGTTAGACCGCATTTCAAGGAAGCGGAATAAGCAAAAACGTGGCTCTAAATCTCGACGAAAATTAGCCAAAAAAGAAGCGAGACAACACCAAAAAATAGCGCGTTCTCGCCAAGACTTCCATTACAAAACGGCTCACAAACTTGTCAAGTCTGGAGCTAAGTTTTTCTTTCACGAAGATTTGAACTTAAAGGGCTTAACAAAGCGGAATAAAGTTAAGCAAGACGATGAGGGTAATTACCTTCCGAACGGTCAATCAGCAAAATCAGGATTGAATAAATCTTGGTTGGATGCTGCGTTCGGTCAATTTTTCAAGACGCTGGAATACATAGCCGAAAAAGCTGGATCAGTCGTCGTTTCGCAAAAACCTGCTTATACTTCAATGGTTCTGTGCTATCGGAATGAAATCATTTTTACCGATTGTGGGATACGGAATTATTGGGATGAGCAAAACTCTCTGATGGTTGATCGCGATATTAATGCTGCGATAAATCTAAAGAGACTTGGGTTGGACATTTTCCCAAGTATAAAACGCCGTAGCGGGAATCTTTCTGTGGTGGGAACTATGGATGACCGTACCGTAAAGGAAATCTTGCACACCCTTCATCGGGCTGCTAAGAAGCCCACATCATAA
- a CDS encoding IscS subfamily cysteine desulfurase, producing the protein MSARPIYLDNHATTPVDRRVLDAMLPYFTEQFGNAASINHAYGWEAEAAVKQSRQIIAEAINASPEEIVFTSGASEANNLAIKGIAEAYFSKGKHIITVKTEHNAILDPCTYLQKLGFDITVLPVKSDGLIDMGDLIKAIRAETILVSVMTANNEIGVIQPIAEIAAICRGNDILFHTDAAQAIGKIPLDVQEMNIDLMSLTAHKIYGPKGIGALYVRRNKPRVQLAPQMHGGGHERGMRSGTLYPPQIVGFAKAVELAIAEMPSETERVVNLRQRLWENLSELGDVFLNGHATKRLPGNLNISVGGVDGQALMLGLQAAAAVSSGSACTSAKISPSHVLAAIGRSDKLAYASIRFGIGRFNTEAEIDAVSEHAIATIQSLRQAQKVNQF; encoded by the coding sequence ATGTCCGCACGTCCTATCTACCTCGACAACCACGCCACAACCCCCGTAGATCGACGGGTACTTGATGCGATGCTGCCCTATTTCACCGAACAATTCGGCAACGCAGCCAGTATCAACCACGCCTACGGCTGGGAAGCAGAAGCAGCGGTAAAACAGTCACGACAAATCATAGCAGAAGCGATCAACGCTTCCCCAGAAGAAATTGTTTTTACCAGCGGCGCCAGCGAAGCAAATAACTTAGCGATCAAAGGCATCGCCGAAGCTTATTTCAGTAAAGGAAAGCACATTATCACAGTAAAAACCGAACACAATGCAATTCTCGACCCCTGTACCTATTTGCAAAAATTGGGGTTTGACATTACTGTTTTACCCGTGAAAAGCGACGGGCTGATTGATATGGGCGATTTGATCAAAGCGATTCGGGCAGAGACTATTTTAGTTTCAGTGATGACGGCTAACAACGAAATTGGCGTCATCCAGCCGATCGCAGAAATTGCAGCAATTTGTCGCGGAAATGACATTCTTTTTCACACAGATGCGGCACAGGCGATCGGCAAAATTCCCCTCGACGTACAGGAGATGAATATCGATCTAATGTCCTTGACAGCCCACAAAATTTACGGGCCAAAAGGCATCGGTGCTCTGTACGTGCGCCGCAACAAACCGAGAGTGCAGCTAGCGCCGCAAATGCACGGAGGAGGCCACGAACGGGGAATGCGATCGGGAACTCTCTACCCACCGCAAATAGTCGGGTTTGCCAAAGCAGTGGAATTGGCAATTGCAGAAATGCCGTCGGAAACAGAACGAGTTGTTAATTTGCGGCAGCGTTTGTGGGAAAACTTGAGTGAATTGGGTGATGTTTTTCTCAACGGTCACGCTACGAAGAGATTGCCGGGGAATCTGAATATTAGTGTAGGCGGCGTTGACGGTCAAGCGTTGATGTTGGGTTTGCAAGCGGCGGCGGCAGTTTCTTCGGGATCTGCTTGCACTTCGGCGAAAATATCTCCATCTCATGTTTTAGCAGCGATCGGGCGATCGGACAAATTAGCTTATGCTTCAATTCGGTTTGGTATTGGCCGGTTCAATACCGAAGCAGAAATAGACGCAGTTTCCGAACACGCGATCGCAACTATTCAATCTCTCCGACAAGCTCAAAAAGTCAATCAATTTTAG
- a CDS encoding RNA-guided endonuclease InsQ/TnpB family protein: MLVFEFKAYGKKQQFDAVDEAIRTVQFIRNKALRFWMENEKVDKYALNKYSAVLAKEFPFCDDLNSMARQSSSERAWSAISRFYDNCKKKVPGKKGFPQFQKDNRSVEYKTTGWRLADDRKSITFTDKKGIGKLKLKGTRDLHFYQRSQIKRVRLVRRADGYYVQFCIQVDRSEKIEITGNAIGLDVGLKEFYTDSNGIAVDNPRFLRKGERRLKKAQRRVSKRVKGSQNRKKARAILGKRHLKISRQRKDFAVKLARCVIQSNDCVVYEDLRIKNMVKNHCLAKSINDASWYTFRIWLEYFGKVFGRITIAVPANGTSQECSSCGTIVKKSLSTRTHACRCGCVLDRDWNAAKNILSRGLSTAGHVGTWILDPNACGELTATDVEVILHRQVDSANQESPRL; encoded by the coding sequence ATGTTAGTTTTTGAGTTCAAAGCATACGGGAAAAAACAGCAATTTGACGCTGTAGATGAAGCGATTAGAACGGTGCAGTTCATCCGAAACAAAGCACTGCGGTTTTGGATGGAAAACGAAAAAGTTGATAAATACGCATTGAACAAGTATAGCGCTGTTTTAGCTAAGGAATTTCCGTTTTGCGATGACTTGAACAGCATGGCTCGACAATCTAGCTCAGAAAGAGCGTGGTCGGCAATCTCCCGATTCTACGACAACTGCAAAAAGAAAGTCCCAGGAAAAAAAGGGTTTCCGCAATTCCAGAAAGACAACCGCTCGGTAGAGTACAAAACTACGGGCTGGCGTCTGGCAGATGACCGGAAATCAATCACTTTTACCGATAAAAAAGGAATCGGCAAACTTAAATTAAAAGGAACCCGCGACTTGCATTTCTACCAGCGCAGTCAAATCAAACGAGTACGCTTGGTGAGACGGGCAGACGGATATTATGTCCAGTTTTGCATTCAAGTTGACCGTTCTGAAAAGATTGAAATCACGGGTAACGCCATCGGGTTAGATGTAGGACTTAAAGAGTTTTACACTGACTCAAATGGTATTGCAGTTGATAACCCGCGTTTCCTCCGCAAGGGAGAACGCAGGTTGAAGAAAGCCCAAAGACGAGTTTCAAAACGAGTTAAGGGTTCGCAAAACAGAAAAAAAGCTAGAGCAATTCTAGGAAAGCGCCACCTCAAAATAAGTAGACAGCGTAAAGATTTTGCCGTGAAGTTGGCAAGATGCGTCATCCAGTCTAACGACTGTGTAGTCTACGAAGATTTGAGGATTAAAAATATGGTGAAGAATCACTGTCTGGCAAAATCGATTAACGACGCTTCTTGGTATACGTTCCGAATTTGGTTGGAATATTTTGGCAAAGTATTCGGAAGAATTACGATTGCCGTACCAGCTAACGGAACAAGTCAAGAATGCTCTAGTTGCGGAACAATTGTTAAGAAAAGTCTCTCAACGCGAACCCACGCTTGTCGGTGTGGATGCGTATTAGATCGTGACTGGAACGCAGCTAAAAATATCCTGAGTCGGGGATTGAGTACGGCGGGGCACGTCGGAACTTGGATCTTAGATCCGAACGCTTGTGGAGAATTGACCGCTACCGATGTTGAAGTAATTCTGCACCGGCAAGTCGATTCTGCGAATCAAGAATCTCCTCGGCTTTAG
- the tnpA gene encoding IS200/IS605 family transposase — protein MSTDFIHKARGVSDLKCHLVLTTKYRRKVLTDQMLSRLEEIFKNLMEKWEGRLVEFNGERDHVHLLLQYTPQTEPSKLINNLKTVSSRYLRKEFVDEVEKVYWKDVFWTNGYFIASCGGVTVEQLKKYIEGQDRPVE, from the coding sequence ATGAGTACAGATTTTATCCATAAAGCCAGAGGAGTTTCCGATCTCAAGTGTCATTTAGTGTTGACAACCAAGTATCGGCGGAAAGTTCTGACCGATCAAATGTTGTCTAGGCTTGAGGAAATTTTCAAGAACTTAATGGAAAAATGGGAAGGAAGATTGGTAGAATTTAATGGTGAGCGTGACCACGTACATTTGCTGCTTCAATATACACCGCAAACTGAACCAAGTAAGCTTATCAACAATCTTAAGACTGTATCTAGTCGCTATTTGCGGAAAGAGTTTGTAGATGAAGTTGAAAAAGTTTACTGGAAAGATGTTTTTTGGACAAATGGATATTTTATTGCTTCATGTGGTGGCGTGACGGTTGAGCAATTAAAGAAGTATATTGAGGGGCAAGATAGACCTGTAGAATAA
- a CDS encoding glycosyltransferase family 2 protein, which yields MDAALFLEKLARQQAEAEVVLDVSVVVPVYNEVESLPHLIEAIASSIQPSGLSYQIICVDDGSKDGSGELLQQLASSRDDLCAVILRRNYGQTAAMSAGFDRARGRAIVTLDGDLQNDPADIPLLLAKLDEGYDLVSGWRKNRQDNTISRLIPSKIANWLIGRVTGVNLHDYGCSLKAYRSELVADLNLYGELHRFLPALAFIEGARIAELPVRHHARRFGQSKYGIWRTFRVLMDLLTISFMKKFLTRPMHVFGLLGLSSMTLGTVLGIYLTVLKLGFGESIGNRPLLILAVVLLLTGVQLFCFGLLAEVMMRTYHESQGKPIYRVREVFGSK from the coding sequence ATGGACGCTGCATTATTTTTGGAAAAATTGGCGAGACAGCAAGCTGAGGCTGAGGTTGTTCTCGACGTTTCGGTGGTGGTACCGGTGTATAATGAGGTGGAAAGTTTGCCTCATTTGATTGAGGCGATCGCCTCTTCTATCCAACCATCTGGACTCAGCTATCAAATTATTTGTGTAGATGACGGTTCTAAGGACGGTTCTGGTGAACTTCTCCAGCAGTTAGCCAGCAGTCGCGATGACCTTTGTGCTGTAATTTTGCGCCGCAATTACGGGCAAACTGCTGCCATGTCCGCAGGTTTCGATCGCGCTCGCGGCCGTGCTATTGTTACCCTTGACGGCGATTTGCAAAATGACCCGGCTGATATTCCGCTATTGTTGGCAAAGTTAGATGAAGGCTACGATTTAGTTAGCGGCTGGCGGAAAAATAGGCAGGACAATACTATCAGTCGGTTGATTCCTTCTAAAATTGCGAACTGGTTAATTGGTCGCGTTACCGGCGTAAATTTGCACGACTACGGCTGTTCTTTGAAAGCTTATAGATCCGAGTTGGTAGCCGACTTGAATCTGTACGGGGAATTGCACCGCTTTTTGCCTGCTTTGGCGTTTATTGAAGGGGCGAGAATTGCAGAACTGCCTGTGCGACACCACGCCCGCCGTTTCGGTCAAAGTAAGTACGGAATTTGGCGGACTTTTCGGGTGTTGATGGATTTGTTAACTATTTCTTTTATGAAAAAGTTCCTGACTCGACCGATGCACGTTTTTGGACTTTTGGGACTGAGTTCTATGACGTTGGGAACGGTTTTAGGAATTTATTTGACAGTCTTAAAATTGGGTTTTGGTGAAAGTATTGGGAACCGTCCTTTGCTGATTTTGGCTGTGGTTTTGCTGTTAACTGGGGTGCAGTTATTTTGTTTTGGTTTGCTGGCGGAAGTGATGATGCGGACTTATCACGAGTCGCAGGGAAAACCTATTTATCGGGTGCGCGAGGTGTTTGGTTCTAAATAA